AAAATGGGGCAGGGCAGAATTGAAACCTGATGTTTCAGCTTTTGCCAGGCCACATCATTGGAAATTGGCCTGGCCTCAGAAATCCTGTCATATTCTAATGGTGGCTCAGGGTACCCCTCATTTCCTGGGTTCTTTTATAACCATCCTTCCTGGAGAAGTGAACAGATAATTTGCATGCAGGGTCTCACTAGTTGCCTATGGCCTGAAACTtttggtcctcctgccttagtctcccaagtgtgCATTCCAGTCGTGTGAAACCCTGCCTAGCTGAGCCTACCCCTTTGGCCTAACCACCCAGATGCGTCTGGGACCCCGGGATCCACCGTGTGTGTTCCTGTGCATCCTTGCCATTGCCAAGCGGTGCATACTTCTTGCTCATTGTCCCATTGGGCCACTTTCCATTTCAGACCCTGGCTGGCTCCTGTGGGAAGTTTGCCCCCTTTGAAATTAAAGAGCACATGGTCCTTGCCCCACGGTGTCGGGCCGCCTTCAACCAAGACCTCTGTGATCGCCTAGACCAGCTTCTTCGGCAGCAGAGTGGAGACTTCTCCTACTTGAAAGACCTGAAAAGCCGCCAGCCCCTCACATCAGGGCCCACCAGAACCTGCAGCCACAATGCAGGCATGTTTAACAGGTGAGTGCGCCAGCATCTGGCATTTCCCAGAGGGTAGAAGTCATAGCCCCAGGACTGGGACACAGATTTCTGTCTTGGTCTGCTATTGCTTAACCATAACCTGTGGGCATCTCGAGTTCCAGCATCCCTCTGCCCTGCTTTCCTGGGAGCCCTGGAGTCTTGCCTTCCAGTCTCTCCCAGAAGGGATCTCCTTTCCATGACTCTTTGCACTTGCTGGCTCACTTTATACCCACAGTCCTGCCCACTGCCCAGGCTCTGGCAGCGATCTCTTTCCTGTTCCTCCCCCATGCTACACCCTGTGGTTTGATGGGTGTCCCTTGACACCCATCAAAGTGCTCCTTAGTGGTGCTGCTGTGTAGAGCTGACCCATGTGCTGGCATGGCTATGGTGGCCTCCTTGGGTAGGTCCAGGCAGTGTGGGAGGAGAGCAAGCTGTAGAGGAGCACGATCCCAAGTGCTTTCTGGTCACTCAGTGACGTCGTCATCGTGGAGAGCAGTAAAGGGGATGGTATGCCTGAGAGGAGGAAGTTCGGCCGCATGAAGCTCCTGCAGTTTTCTGAAAATCACCGACCAGCCTACTGGGGGACATGGAATAAGAAGACGGTGGTCATCCGCCCTCGGGACCCCTGGGCCCAAGACAAGGTAAGCACCCACAGAAATGTGCGGGCCAGGTGTGCCTGGCTTCCCATGTCTTCTTACTGTGCCTTTTTTACACTGGTCTTGATTCCATATGCCTGCTGGCTTCTTTGCCCAACCCATATCTTCCAATGCTAAAGACATGGGTGGCACTGTGTGTGCCTTTCCTTCCAGAAACTCCTCGACTATGAGGTGGACAGTGATGacgaatgggaggaggaggagcctgGAGAGTCCCTGTCCCACAGTGAAGGGGTAAGGATGGGCTGGGAGGCAATTGCACCCCCTCTCCACCTGAGGCTCCAGCAAGCTGCACGAGTAccctaccattgagccacaccccagcctgaaAACCTGAACCCACTTTTTCTAGCCAGGCTCTGGCTCCCCTGTATGCCCTTGCTGTACATGTCTGTTTCTGCCTCACTCCCCAACCTACTAACCTGATGGGATTCCTGCTGACCCTTGGTGTTTGTATGAGGCCCCTTTTAAGTACATGTTCACAGATTGGCTGCATTTTTGTCCTGCTCCCCCTGGCcccctgcagtgctgggattggaacccagggccttgtacctgcTCAGCATCTCTACCACTCATACATATTTGTGATGAAGCCCATGTGGTTGCACTCACTTACgttgatttatttttcctccaggatgatgatgatgaagtcGGGGAGGATGAAGATGAGGATGACGGCTTTTTTGTCCCCCATGGGTACCTGTCTGAGGATGAAGGTGTGACTGAGGTGAGGACAAAGTGCTTGGCTCAGGAGAGATCACCCAAGAGTTGGCACTTGGTGGCTGATGGACTGGGCTAGTAATGTGGGTCCTGACCCTCCCTTGGCCAGTTCAGTACACAGCCCAGAAGGGAACCCAGCCTGTAGGCACTCCTACAGGAGTGACTAGTCCTGGGCTTGGATTTGCCCAGATGAGTGGCCTGGGTAGAAGATTCTGAGTGGAGGTCATGTCAGCAGAAGACCTGGTTAGTGAGCAGCAGCTCTGTTCTGTGGGTTAGAATTGTGCAGCACCTTCTCACCACAGGTATGATTGGCACATAGCACAGCCAAAATACCTCAGGTGTTCACCTCTatggttcttttccttttttttttttttgatggtactgaggtttgaaatcggTGCCTGCGTGCTAGagaccacaccttcagccctttttgctttagttagctTTCATAATAGGACCTTCTGCTTTTTTACCCAGGGCAGCTtgagctgagatcctcctacttccacttcctaagtagctgaaaTTAAAAGTGTGCATGCCCTCAGTTTGATAAGGCTTAAGAACTGACTGTATTTGTGAAGCCACCCAATGCAAATAAAACAGAACCATTCCATCTCTCCAGAAGGTTCCCTGTGTCCCCGCAAGTTGACACTGTCCGCCACTTTCTAAAGTCTGTGGGATGAGGCTCTGTAGGCTCTCAGGTGCAGTGTCAAGGAGGCGGGGAAACAGGCTCCACAGGGCTCTCCCAGGGTCAGAGTTGAAGGGTGCACCTTCCTTCCTCACCTCTGACCAATGGACAACTGGCACCCCAACGCACCCCAGACAACTCTGGCTTAGCGAATGGTCTCAGGATGGCACATGTTTGCTATCAGAGGCCCTGCTACTAAGTGGGTACATTGACCAGAGAATTCAGAGTGGTAAGGAAGGACTTGGGGAGGTCACAAAAATAACATGTGACTTGCCACAAGGAGTCAGGTTGCATAGTGTCCCACCTACAAGTGCCCTCTGCCCATTTCCTCCCTTCCAAGAAGGTGGAGGAGGTCAGTTAGGAGGGCCTGGGGTGGCATTCGTGCACTGGCACTGGCTGTAGCTCTGTGCCAGTACCACCAGTGCACCCTGAGCAATCTTCTGGTTTCCAACCTGCAAGGAGTGCACTGACCCAGAGAACCACAAGGTGCGCCAGAAACTGAAGGCCAAGGAGTGGGACGAGTTCCTGGCCAAGGGGAAGCGGTTCCGCATCCTCCAACCCGTGAAGATTGGCTGTGTGTGGGCAGCCGAAAGCGACAGCTGTGCCAGCGCGGACCTGAAGCTGCTGCAGCAGTTTGCGGCATGCCTGCTGGAGACAATGCCCCCTGAGGAGGAGCCAACACCCAAAGCTTCCAAGCGGGAGAAGAGGGACCAGCAGAGTGAGTGTGGCAGGGCGGGAGAACCTAGGCGACAGGGTTAATGGTGTGAAGGTGTTTGTGTGAATGACAGGCTGGCCCTTAACTACCCATTCCTGTGTTCACCTgaccccagggcctcacccaCGCTAAGCACACACTGCTGATGAGctgatgcccagcttttttggCATTTTGGGACAGGCTCttattatgtaacccaggctgacctcacttgtgatcctctgcctcagcttcctgtgtgctgggattacaggcatgcacaattACACAAGTCCTGCCTTTTGGCCTTGGTAATTTTAATCTCCAACCAGGACACAGAACAGAGTGCTGAGGAGTGAGGAGGTGACACCCCGCCCCCAACTCCCGCGATAGAGCTCTTACTGCTGCTTCTCCTTGCTTTTTGAATGCTAGAGGAGTTAGTGGCTCAAGTAAGGGCGTGCAGTGCAGACGGGAGCATGTTTAGCTGAGCTCACCCGCCTGACCAGTATTGgccttgggggtgggggagggtgtcACAGAATTGCTTTTTGAGCACATGTGGGGCCCTTGAGGCTCTCCTGaaacaccccccccaccaccacctgcGCCCTTCCTTCTTGCCTTTGTCTGGCTGAGATTCCTGCGTGTCTCAAGGCCACCTCACCCCCTGTCCTGTCAGTCCTGGCCCAGCTGCTCCCACTGCTGCATGGCAATGTGAACGGGAGCAAGGTGATCATCCGGGAGTTCCAGGAGCACTGCCGCCGTGGCCTGCTGAGCCCTGGCGGCACCCACAGTCCTCCCAGCCCTGCCTCCTCCCACCCGCCAAGCCCCACTGCTGCTGAAGATGCCACCGCCGTGCCCTCCAAGGCCAGGCTCAAGCGGATCATCTCCGAGAACTCAGTGTACGAGAAGAGGCCGGACTTCAGGATGTGCTGGTACGTCCACCCGCAGGTGCTGAAGAGTTTTGACCAGGAGCACCTGCCTGTGCCCTGCCAGTGGAGCTACGTCACCATGGTGTCCTCAGCCCCCAGGGAGGACAGTGGCACTGTCCCTGCCGTCTCACTAAAGCGGAAGTCAGCAGGCAGCATGTGCATCACGCAGTTCATGAAGAAGCGCCGGCACGACGGGCAGGTGAGCCTTGGCCTCAGCATGGGACGGGGCCGGCAGTGGGGTGGCTGCagttgccttttttccttttgttttgttttttgtcagtaccagagtttgaactcagggtctcacacctgctaggcaggcactttgccacttgagctatacctccagctctttttgtgttggttatttttaagatagggccttTTTGCTTGGTCCAGCCTACACCATAATCCTcctcagctgggatgacaggcacctgccACCACATTCAGGCTTTTTCTGTTGACATagagtcttgaaaacttttttgacAGATACACCTCAAACtacaattttattgatttcacctgtctaagtagctaggattacaggtatgagctatgAGTGCCCGGCTCATATTgcttgagatgaagtcttgaggacttttttgttgtttcagtactgcggtttgaattGAGAACTTTTCACCtggattctcttgatctctgcctcctgggtttCTAGGATTAGTTTGTAAGCCACTAACCATTTTGTTattgtggagttttttgggtttttttttgtttttttggggttttttttttcgttcagcattggggtttgaactcagggcctacaccttgaatcagtccatcagcccttttttgtgataggttttttcaagatagggtctcgtgaactacttccccaagctggttttgaaccttgatcctcctgatctctgcctcctgagtagctaggattacaggcatgagccatcaacacttttttttttctttttcttttaataagtttgttttttagaGCAGCTTTAGGTTCACGGTAAAATTGAGCACAAGTTAGAGCTCCAGTCTGTTCCCTGACCCACACAGAGCTTCCCTATCATCTGTATCTCACACGGCAGGGAATTGTAGCCACTGGGGCTCCTCCTTGGACATAGTGGCATCACCCAAGTCCATGAGTGATCTTAGTGCTCTCTTGGCACTAACTGTCCTGGGGTTTAGACCCAGTGTCACCCAGGGTCCCTGCCCTATAGCTCTCCTGTGCTCCACCCattcctccccccaccaccatccATCAGCTGTTTTTCAGCCTGGAAGCTTCCACACAGGCCTGTGCATTGGCCATGCAGTGGGATCGTGTTTGCTGTCCCTTGGTGCCAGCATCCGGCCTACTGGGGCCTGCAAACACAGTGACAGTCAAAGCGCATCCACTGGGGGCAAGGACAGGAGCCTGTTAAagcaagtgtgtgtggggggagaaaCTGATAGTGCCACGAGAGGGAAGCATGCACAGAGCTGTGGTCACAGCAGGTAGCCCTGGAGCCTTACCCGGCTGCATACACCTCATGTTAACGTATGATGTCTCCCTCTGTCCCCACTGGAAACCCTTCTTTGCCATGTAAGCACTGCAGCCACACATGAGGCTGACATCAAGATGCAGGTCACAAAACCTTGGGGCCTGCAGCTTGGTTCCATTGCCCCCTCTCTGAGCAAGTGGCGTGGTTGAGTTTAGGTAGTGACAGGAAGATGGAGACAGCGTGGCTCAGCTTGCATCCACAGCTCCTCCACCGTTAGAATAAAGTGCTCCTATGGGCAGAATCAGGATACTCTGTGACCAAGAAGGACCTTGGGGAAGCACTTGGTGGCATTGTCACTGCAGTGTCCATGTCCTGTGTGCACTGCTCCCGTAGGCCTGGGGTGGGGCTCAAGCATCACACTGAGTCCCTGGATTGGAGCCCGGCCCTCAGTAGGTCCTCGGTTTCAGCTGCACCTGAGCAGCAGAATCTTCTGGTCATCATCATGGCTCTTCAGCCTCGGAAGGAACCCAGGCGTGTCTTCTGCGGCTGGAACAAGCCAAGGGACCCGAGCTTGAAGACACGCTTTTGCTTGTATCATCATCCCAGTGGGGGTGTCAGCTTTGCCCCCACCAGGTTCCCCAGTCCTCCTGTGGAGGGGTCTCTATCCTCCCCACCTTGTTAGATGTGGCAGTCCTGTGTGGCTCCATCTCTCCCCCGCGGCTGCCCTATTCATGTGTCACCCACGTTCCTTCATGTTGATGGCGTGAGTCCCGTGTGCTGAGCACTATGCAGAGCACAGAATGTGAACCCTGCATTTTGGGGTACTGAGGTGCTTCCTCATTTCATCTAACCTCCAAGAAAGAGAAGGTGCTGCTGTAAAACTAGGCTGTGTCATAAGGGCTGGCCTATGAGGAATCGGGGCTGCAGGGTCAATGGCTGCACGGTGCCCCGCTTGGTGCTCGCCACTGCCCTTGCTCCAACAGCCATGTGGACATTAGCAACTCTGGGGTCTGCAGCCTCTGTAGAGACCATTGCAGAGTCTGGTGCAGAGAGATGGGAAGCGAGATGTCGCACAGACGGCACTATGCACCTGGGTGCTCGGATATTCTGCCTTCACAGGGTGCCATGTCCTGTAGGACCAGACTCCTGCCCTCCAAGAGGCTTCTACAGAGCGGGAAAGGTGGCCCTTGGTGGCTGCCAGAGTGTGGGCAGTTGAAACCTCAGTCACTCAAACAGCCTCAGTTCTGTGTGTCTCCAGGAGAGCAGGGGATGAATGGCTTTGGGGTGTGGAGCAAGCAGTGCTTCAACTGCCATAGTGCAGAGCCATGCGGGTGGACACAGTGGGTCAGATGCCTGCTGGCAATGTGGTACAGCCATGCTCCTGCCCTTCAGGGATGACCAGCACTGCTGCCCTTAAATGTTGTGTGTGCCCATGTTTGATTGGTCTGGTCTTCATTTTTCCAGAATTTTTCCACGTTTCATTTAGAACTCAGTGTACTCCTATTGTCAGTCCTAGAGTGAGACACACAGGGCCATGTAGGACTCCAGTTCTGCTGCCACACATCTGTGACCTGAGATTACCTCAGTTCTGCACCTCagttttacttaaatatttttgaatcatGTTTGCCCTTACCAGCCACAGAGCCTGTGGCACACACCTGCGgccccagctactctagaggccgaggcaggaggatgatggaagcccaggagtttgaggccagcctaggtgacatagggagatcctgtctcaagaacagAGGAAAAGAGCAACACATGTTGGTCCCACTTTCGTGAGCCTAATGTAGTTAGAAGGGTTGACATGCTCAAAGGAATGAAACTTTAAGATGGTAAGCAAGtagtttgagattaggacatcGGGTGGGTAAACAGCTTTTGTTGACCACAAGAACCTTGAGGTCAAGCAATGCTTCACAAGGCATGTAGGCAGCAATTTTGGGAGGTTAGCTGGCATCCACACAATGATACTTATtcattaactcctttgacagaaaaagaCCTGACTTCACTTGATTCTCACAGGCAGAAGAGCTGTTGAGCCcaagcacaggtggctcatgcctgtgatcctagctactcaggaggcacagatcaggaggattgcaattcaaagccagcatggtaaatagtttgtgagaccctatctcgaaaaaacccttcaccaaaaagggctggtggagtggctcaagtggtagagcacctgcctagcaagtgtgagtacTATAGGTCAAACCGCAGTAcctccaaaataagaaaaaaaaaaaactatcaaggGCTGAGCAAACAAGACAACCAGGAGAAAGACTTCAAACTCGCTGAGCTTTCTACTGCTTACTGAAAGGAACAGATACCAGAAACTGGGTGTTTGGTCAGTTTCTCTTTCAAAGCAAACCTGAAACCCACGCTTCTTTTTAATACAAAAGCTTAATTTTATCtatcaagtattttgttacagcagcaaattCACATTTGGGAAATGTGTTGCCAAGTGGGGCTGAGGCTAGAGGGAGAAAAAGGGTCACACCAGATGGAGGACAACACAGTTCCATTCCCTGCCTGCCCGCCTTCCCTACTGACAGTCTGTGCCTCGTCTGTCCAGGTAGGAGCTGGGGACATGGATGGCTTCCAGGCGGacacagaggaggaggaagaggaggaggacggTGACTGCATGATTGTGGACATCCCAGATGTTGACGGTGAGAATGGTTCCTCCCCTGCAgcctggggagggagagaagagtgaCTGCCCCCAGCACCCACTCTATAAATGACAGAAGttgagttcaaagccctgggGGTACTCTGGAGGAAAGTGGGCCCAAAGGAAGCGCAGAGACCCTTCCATGGGTATGGCTGAGGGCCCTGAGCTCAGGATATGTGGCCACCTGTTCTGAGGAAGGCAGGGCAGGCAGGTGGGCACAGGCCCTGGGAATTCAGTGACCTGAGCTGAGGTGCTGCAGCACCTCCCCCGCTTGTGGAAGGTGGGTCCTGCCCCAAGAAGGCGCCTCACCAGGGAGCCTGGGGGTATAGCTGGCCACAGaccttccctttctcccctcaGAGGCCCAGGAGCCATGTGGAGCCACATCTGGACCTAAGGGCACAGTGGGGCTGGGCACTGGCGAGAGCCCCCTGCCTGCAAGCCCAGTTGGCGCCTCCTGAGGACCCCAGTGCCCGGTGTGTGTAAAAAGGCTAGGTGCCGCCACCATGGACCAGATACTTGAACGTCCTTCCAACTCCTGTGTAAAGAGCACTTTGTCCTGCTTCACAGACCTCCCTGAGCGAGGTCTGGAGAATTTTATAGAGGATGCTTGATTAGTTCTTGACATTTGTAAAAATTTCCCCAAAAAGCTGCATGTTAATCTGCCCTTTAATAAAGCATTATTGAAAGGTGGTGGCTTGTAGGGGACACCTGCCCAGGCTTCTCCATGGACAGCAGGTGCCGGGATCAAATGCTTGTAAATGAATTGAAGCACAGGCAGGCCATGGTCATGAGGCCTAGCGCCTGGACTGACGCGGAACTGTATAAACTTAACTCTCTAGCCCTGAGCCGTCCGTCTGTCTTCTGTTAGGTGCGCCGTTTCTTTGCTGGGTGTGTCTGTCCCCCTGTGGCCTGGCATTGGTGTAAAGCTTGGTACTTGAATCTCTCCCCAGGTTTTGGGGAAGGAGAGCTGGTGTTTCTGCATGTTTCCATTTCCCTCCTGTCTCACCGTGGGGAAGGGGTGTGCACGCTCAGCCTGTCCCCAACCAGAACCTCCTGCAGCTGAGCCCCGGCTTGGCCTGAGCTTAGCCGCCAGCACCTCCAGGCTGATACATCCTGGGGAGGAGGGCCACAAAGAAGGTTGGAAAGGAGTCCATGTGAACCTGGAGCTGTATCCCCAGTCCAGGCTGCAAGGGCCCTGCCAGTGGCCCTGAGGAGTGGAGGATTGAATGTTCTCTACGCTGAGCAGAGCCAGAGCTCAGGCTCCTGTCATCCCCACTCTCAGGTCTCTTTGTCCCCAGGGGACGCTAGTTTACTGGGCAGAGCCCACTccatccctgcccccaccctgacTAGCTTCAGATAACCCCGTTTTCCTGTAGGACCCCTCCTCTCCACCCCATTTGGATGGAGCTGACAAACTGCTTGGGTGTAGAGAGGGTGCCCTCTTGGAAACCAGGGACAAGTGTCCCAGAGTATTGTAACTGGGGCACCTGACACCTTGGAGC
The sequence above is drawn from the Castor canadensis chromosome 14, mCasCan1.hap1v2, whole genome shotgun sequence genome and encodes:
- the Chaf1a gene encoding chromatin assembly factor 1 subunit A isoform X2, producing the protein MLEEPECGVPGPRGETTAMDCKDRPAFPVKRLIQARLPFKRLNLIPKQKAEDELDDMRRSQNAAMEKVPNLEPSLDNLENDCHVNSDLDFRPKLVNGKGPLDNFLRSRIKTSIGQNDVVIIDLTEDSSDQPDSTVDHKELHPEASFSRETVNGVREDGENEQGLSKVNAIHNEELVIPGETLSDIPCRIKEHGSLGDTDRKGSSQESSPQSCPELTEGLRTCPSKEQDSWSEAGGILFKGKVPMVVLQDILALKLPGAASPPRMPLDMSMTSESGVLEPCPEDDSILSHSSLSSSSTTSSPEGPSASEKQCGARTSPSPSTPICRDKEQLKEEKEKLKEEARRAKEEAKKKKEEEKELKEKERREKREKDEKEKAEKQRLKEERRKERQEALEAKLEEKRKKEEEKRLREEEKRIKAEKAEITRFFQKPKTPQAPKTLAGSCGKFAPFEIKEHMVLAPRCRAAFNQDLCDRLDQLLRQQSGDFSYLKDLKSRQPLTSGPTRTCSHNAGMFNSDVVIVESSKGDGMPERRKFGRMKLLQFSENHRPAYWGTWNKKTVVIRPRDPWAQDKKLLDYEVDSDDEWEEEEPGESLSHSEGDDDDEVGEDEDEDDGFFVPHGYLSEDEGVTEECTDPENHKVRQKLKAKEWDEFLAKGKRFRILQPVKIGCVWAAESDSCASADLKLLQQFAACLLETMPPEEEPTPKASKREKRDQQILAQLLPLLHGNVNGSKVIIREFQEHCRRGLLSPGGTHSPPSPASSHPPSPTAAEDATAVPSKARLKRIISENSVYEKRPDFRMCWYVHPQVLKSFDQEHLPVPCQWSYVTMVSSAPREDSGTVPAVSLKRKSAGSMCITQFMKKRRHDGQVGAGDMDGFQADTEEEEEEEDGDCMIVDIPDVDEAQEPCGATSGPKGTVGLGTGESPLPASPVGAS
- the Chaf1a gene encoding chromatin assembly factor 1 subunit A isoform X1 produces the protein MLEEPECGVPGPRGETTAMDCKDRPAFPVKRLIQARLPFKRLNLIPKQKAEDELDDMRRSQNAAMEKVPNLEPSLDNLENDCHVNSDLDFRPKLVNGKGPLDNFLRSRIKTSIGQNDVVIIDLTEDSSDQPDSTVDHKELHPEASFSRETVNGVREDGENEQGLSKVNAIHNEELVIPGETLSDIPCRIKEHGSLGDTDRKGSSQESSPQSCPELTEGLRTCPSKEQDSWSEAGGILFKGKVPMVVLQDILALKLPGAASPPRMPLDMSMTSESGVLEPCPEDDSILSHSSLSSSSTTSSPEGPSASEKQCGARTSPSPSTPICRITKRFVKGSTEKNKMKLQRDKEQLKEEKEKLKEEARRAKEEAKKKKEEEKELKEKERREKREKDEKEKAEKQRLKEERRKERQEALEAKLEEKRKKEEEKRLREEEKRIKAEKAEITRFFQKPKTPQAPKTLAGSCGKFAPFEIKEHMVLAPRCRAAFNQDLCDRLDQLLRQQSGDFSYLKDLKSRQPLTSGPTRTCSHNAGMFNSDVVIVESSKGDGMPERRKFGRMKLLQFSENHRPAYWGTWNKKTVVIRPRDPWAQDKKLLDYEVDSDDEWEEEEPGESLSHSEGDDDDEVGEDEDEDDGFFVPHGYLSEDEGVTEECTDPENHKVRQKLKAKEWDEFLAKGKRFRILQPVKIGCVWAAESDSCASADLKLLQQFAACLLETMPPEEEPTPKASKREKRDQQILAQLLPLLHGNVNGSKVIIREFQEHCRRGLLSPGGTHSPPSPASSHPPSPTAAEDATAVPSKARLKRIISENSVYEKRPDFRMCWYVHPQVLKSFDQEHLPVPCQWSYVTMVSSAPREDSGTVPAVSLKRKSAGSMCITQFMKKRRHDGQVGAGDMDGFQADTEEEEEEEDGDCMIVDIPDVDEAQEPCGATSGPKGTVGLGTGESPLPASPVGAS